A stretch of DNA from Malus sylvestris chromosome 9, drMalSylv7.2, whole genome shotgun sequence:
TTGTTGCGGGGTTTTGTGAAAATTCGAGGTCATGAACAAGTGAGTTATTTGGCttcaatttaaataaaaactaaatgTATATTCTTCAGGATACTTTCTTTGCGTATAAAGCAAACTAGTCTGTTACCTTAATTTGATTTGGAAAGATGAAGACCAAAGACCTACGGTTGTAGGAAGGGGGAAACAGACCAAATACCAAGTCACTtgatttctgtttttctttgatTGTCTCATTGTCAAGTTAAAAATAGGGTTTTTAATGAATCATGGTAATTGGTTGAAATAAACCAAAGATGGAGAAAACCTTTCTCATATTCTTAGTTGTTTTCCATTTGCTTGCAATATTATCATATGCTCTAGTTTATTGTTTGTAGACTAACTGTACCTTGTCATCGAATTCTCGATTTGACATTTGAAGGATTGTGTGAGACGAAGAGTTATGAAATCAGTCATTTCTAATCCGTATTGCTCAGAAGCAGCTGCAAAGGACGCCATGGAAGCTGTTTGGGATGTATGTTACAATGATACCCAGCCCTTTGACAGAGCTCCTTAAGAAACGGTAATAGGTATTTGCCTGATCGCAACCCAACTGTCAACTCCgtgtttcaaaattttaatctgGCATTCCAGAAGactgtccattaaagagaaacAGGGTTGTtccctgatttttttttcttttttttgctgCATAAGatatattcatttaaaaaattattttctttctttacaTGGCTGTATGAGGAAATTTTACCGTATCAGATTGTCATACAAATTGTACACTAACAACAGTTGTTTTTTGTGCTTACATTTCAAAATAATGCCAATTTATCATgctcatttttccttcaaatttgtcGAACTACGTGTTGTTTTATTAATACATACCCATAGTATGCAACTTGAATGTTGATTATGGTCAGGCCAACAAAACGACCATGGAATTTATTGGTTCTACTAAGTAAAAAAAAGATGAGTCTGTTCTGCAGACCCCATAATGTTAGAGGCTATTACTTACATATCGGGATCTTGGACCATACGGCGATCACATAGATATCCTCTCTTTCTGAATTTTGATTCTAATTAGATTTAGAGGGAGCCTTGGCCGAGGCTTGGGGTTGTCGAGCCTTGGCGGGCTTCTTGAAGCtggagggtgaaggagaggGACTAGTCCCAGACGTGGGGGATGCAGCCGGACTGGTGGGCTTCTTAGGCTTCTTGAAGCtggagggtgaaggagaggGACTAGTCCCAGACGTGGGGGATGCAGCTGGACTGGTGGACTTCTTGGGCTTCTTGGGCTTCTTGAAGCTGGAGGGTGAACTGGCTGGCGCCGATTTGGGCGATGATGATGTTGCGGACTTAGGTGAAGAAGATGGAGAGGACAATGAAGACGTGGGGGATGGCGCTGGGGCAG
This window harbors:
- the LOC126633715 gene encoding uncharacterized protein LOC126633715 gives rise to the protein MANQVVVLTLTFVVIIAGVSAKKARAPAASPSPGSAPSSSPSKAPASSPAKGPATAKAPSKDKTPSPSGATKSPSSAPAPSPTSSLSSPSSSPKSATSSSPKSAPASSPSSFKKPKKPKKSTSPAASPTSGTSPSPSPSSFKKPKKPTSPAASPTSGTSPSPSPSSFKKPAKARQPQASAKAPSKSN